One Baekduia alba genomic window, TTGCGAACCGTGCGACGTTTCTTTCGCTGCAACGCGCCAACTGAGCCCCACTTACGCGGAATATCCAACTTAATAAGAGCAAGTGGTACATGCAGGTCCTGGATCGCGCAGATCGCGCGTCCGTTTAGGATCCGTCGCGTGTCCCGAACGCTCGCAGGCAAGACCCTGTTCATCTCCGGTGCCTCACGGGGCATCGGGCTCGCAATCGCCGTTCGCGCCGCGCGCGACGGCGCGAACGTCGCGCTGATCGCCAAGACCGCGGAGCCGCACCCCAAGCTCGAGGGCACCGTGTACACGGCCGCCGAGGAGATCGAGAAGGCCGGCGGCCAGGCGCTGCCGATCGTGGGCGACATCCGCGACGACCAGTCGGTCGCCGGCGCGGTCGCCGCCACCGTCGAGAAGTTCGGCGGCATCGACATCTGCATCAACAACGCCAGCGCGATCAACCTGTCCGGCACCGAGGCCATGGACATGAAGCGCTACGACCTGATGCAGAGCATCAACACGCGCGGGACCTACGTCGTCAGCAAGGCGTGCGTCCCGCACCTCAAGCAGGGCGACAACCCGCACGTGCTGACGCTCTCGCCGCCGATCAGCCTCAAGCCGCAGTGGCTCGGCGGGCACATCGGCTACACGATCGCCAAGTACGGCATGAGCCTCTGCACGCTGGGCATGGCCGAGGAGTTCAAGCCCGACGGCGTCGCGTTCAACGCGCTGTGGCCCAAGACCCTCGTCGCGACCGCCGCGGTCCAGAACCTGCTCGGCGGCGACACGGCGATGGCCAAGTCCCGCAAGCCGGAGATCGTGGCCGACGCGGCCTACATCATGCTCACGCGCGACAGCCGCGCGTACACCGCCAACCTCGCGCTGGTCGAGGACGTGCTCGCCGAGGAGGGCATCACGGACCTCAGCCAGTACAGCTACGGCGGCGACGACGCCGAGCTGCAGGCCGACCTCTTCGTCGACTAGCGACACGCCGATCCGGCGCGCCCGCGTTCTGTGAACGCGGACGTTTCGCGACGGTGCGCCGGGGTACATCTTCCGGTGTGCTGGCAGGGGACCTGGGCTCTGGGAGAACGACGCGCGCGCTGATCGCCGCGCTGATGGCCGTGGCGCTCGCGCTGGCCGTCGCGCCGGGCGCGCGGGCCATCGGGATCAGCGACATCAGCCTCACGTCGGTCGACCCGTCGGCGGGCGCGCACTCGAACTTCACGCTGAACGTCGCGTTCTCCGACGCCGACGAGGACCTCAAGGACGTCACGGTCAACCTGCCGACCGGCCTGCTCGGCAACCCGCGCGCGGTGCCGCAGTGCACCGAGGCGCAGCTCAACGCCGACGCGTGCCCGGCGGACAGCGAGGTCGGGACGACGACGGTCATGGCCCAGGCCGCCGGCCTCCCGCTCAACGTGCCGTCGACGGGCACGGTCTACAACGTGGTCCCGCCGGCCAACCGGCCGGCGCGGCTGGGCATCGTCGTGCGGCCCCTCGGCGGCGCGCTGGGCAAGATCGTGCTGCCGGTCGACATCGACGTCCGCGACGACAGCGACTACGGGCTGGTCAACATCATCAAGGACATCCCGAACAAGCTCGGCGTCGTCCCGCTGACGATCACCTCGATGGCCCTGACGCTGGACGGGCGGACGCCCTCGGGTGGGTTCTTCATCGTCAACCCGACCTCGTGCGCGCCCAACTCCGTCAGCGCGACGATCGACTCCTACGCCTCGAGCAAGCCGGTGACGGCGAAGGCGCCGTACCGCGCGACCAGCTGCGACTCGGTGCCCTACGCGCCCCAGCAGGTCGCGGACTTCGACTCCCACGGCATCGACCAGCCGACGGGCGCGACGATCGGCCTGACGCTGCCCGAGAACGTCAACGACCGCGCGCCGTCGCACACGTCCAAGGCGGTGGTGCGCCTGCCGGCGGGCATCGCCTTCAACCCGTCGGTCGCCGACGACGGCCTCCAGCTGTGCTCGCCGGCGCAGTTCGGCAAGCAGGGCGACGACCCGATCAAGTGCCCTGCCCGGTCACAGCTCGGCACGGTCACGTTCGACAACCCGCTGCTCGGCGTGGTGTCGGGCAAGGTGTTCTTCGCGCGGACGACCGACCACCCGTACCAGATCTACTTCTTCGCCCAAAAGCAGGGCGTGACGGTCAAGCTCGTCGGCAACATCACGCTCGACGAGGACACCGGGCAGATCACGACGGTGCTCGACGGCTTGCCGCAGGTGCCGTACACGCGCTTCCTGCTGATGTTCTTCGGCGGGCCGCGCGGGGTCCTCTCGACGCCGCCGGCCTGCGGCAGCTACACGACCTCGACCGTCGCGACCCCGTTCAGCACCGGCCAGTCGACGACGACGTCGCTGACGACGACGTTCTCCGATGACGGCCAGGGCGGCTGCGCGCCCAAGGAGACGCCGACGATCAGCGGCGACACCGACAACCACAAGGCGCTGGCGAGCCCGATGCTCGCCGTCGACGTCCAGCGCGACGCCGCGTCGCGACGGCCCAGCAGGCTCGACATCGTGATGCCCAAGGGCCTGGTCGGCAAGCTCGCCGGCCAGACGGCATGCGAGACGAGCAAGGCGCTCGCCGCCAACTGCCCGTCCAACACGCAGATCGGCACGGTCAAGGTCGCGGCCGGGTCCGGCCCGTTGCCGATCTCGCTGAGCGGCACCCTGTACCTCGGCACCGGCACGTCGACGGCCGCCGCGCGGATCTGGCTCGTCCTGCCGGTGAAGGTCGGCCCGATCGACCTCGGGAACTTCGTGCTGGCCAACAACCTCACGTTGGGCAAGACCGACGGCCGCGTCCACGTCACGGCGGCGCTGCCGGCGGCGTTCAAGGGCTTCCCGCTCGGCCTGCGCCGGCTGCAGCTGAGCATCGCCAAGAAGGGCTTCCTGCTCAACCCGTCGGGCTGCGATGCGCGCTCGTTCGGCGTCTCGATGACCGGCACCGACGGCACGCAGGGCTCGGGCAGCGGGCCGTACCAGGCGCGCGCCTGCGACCAGCTGAAGTTCACGCCCGACGTGTTCACCTCGGTCGAGGACCCCGGCGTCAAGGCTGCCAACTCGCAGCCGCCGTTCCAGACCGAGATCGTGCCGCGCACGACCGACTCGGCGCTCGACGACGTCACGATCCTCGTCAGCGCCGCGATGCAGCCCAACCCGGCGGCGCTCAGCGACGGCGCATGCGCGCCCGCGCAGCTCAACGCCGACGCGTGCCCGGCGTCGTCGAAGATCGGCGTCGCCGAGGCAGCCACGCCGTTGTTGGAGGACAAGCTCTCCGGCTCCGTGTACCTGAGCGACACCGGGACGCCCGCGCCCGACGAGGAGGGCGTCGAGCTGCCCTACGTGAGCGTCTTCCTCAAGGCGCCCGGCGTCGCGCTGCGCCTCGACGGCGAGCTGCGGCTGAGCCCGAACGCGGGCCGGCTGGAGGCCCGCTTCAAGGGCCTGCCGGACGTGCCGCTGTCGGACTTCAAGTTGTCGTTCTACGGGGCGCGCACCGGCCGCGCCGGGCCGTTCACGAACGTGACGGACCTGTGCGCGGCGGAGTTCGCGCCGTCCGACGCGACGGTGCTGAGCCAGGCCGGCCAGCGCAGCGTCAAGCAGCCGGTGCTCGACGCGGCGGCGTGCCGCACGGGCGCGCTGGTGCGCGCCGACGTCTCCGGCCTCGGCTCCTCCAGGCCACAGGCGCTGATCAACGTCGCCCGCTCGCCGGGCAACCGCAACCCGTTCCGCCAGGTGACGATCGCGATCCCCAAGGGGTTGAGCGCGCGGCCCGACCGCGCCGCCAAGGGCATCGCGGTGCGCGTGGACGGCAAGCGCCTGTCAAAGAAGCACTGGGCGCTGTCGCGGTCCGGCAAGCTCACCGTGCGCATCCCCGGCAAGCTGGGCGCCGGCCGCGTGCTGGCGACGTTCGAGAGCGGCGCGCTCGTCCCATCCGCCACCGTGCGCAAGAAGGCGCGCGACCGCATGTCGGACCTCAGCGGCGCGCGCCCGGTCCCGCTGAAGCTGTCGGTCTACACGACCGAGCTGAAGGGCCGCAAGGCCAAGACGACGATCGACGTCGACGGCCGACCGTAGCCGGGACTAGATGACGCCGACCAGGGCGGCGCAGACCCAGTTCGACGCGCCGGCGCCGCCGTTCCACAGCTTGGCGGCGAGGCGGTCCTGCTCGGCCTTTGAGGCCTTGTAGGCGTCGGCGGTCGAGCCGCCCAGGCCCTTCCAGGTCGCGGGCATCATCTGGTAGTAGCCCGAAGCGCCGGCGCTGTTGGGCGGCAGGTTCTGGCCGCCGGACTCGCACTGCACGATCGCCCACGGGATCGCCCACGGGCCTCCGGGGCCGCTCACGTTCGCGGCCGCGCGGGCGCGCTGGGCCAGCAGCTTCGTCAGGGTCTTCTCCGCCGCGACGCGGCTGGCGCGCGTGGCGCGCAGCGCGGCCAGGCGCGCGGCGTGGGCGCTGGCCAGCGCGTCGCGACGCGCCTGCGCGGCGGCCTCCATCCCGGCCAGCGCGTTGCGCTCGCGCTGGACGGCCAGCGTCTGGGCCTGGCGCTCGGCCTGAAGCCTGGTCAGGACGACGGTCTCGTGGCCGGCGTCGCGGCGCGCGTCGCGCACGATGTCGAGGATCTGGGTGTCGGAGTGCTCGACGCGCTTGAGGAACTCCATGCGGTCGAGCAGGTCCGCGAAGCCGTGCGCGTCGAGGACGACCGAGACGATGTCCGGCTCGTCGCTCATGTAGCGCTCGCGCAACAGCTCGGTGAGCAGGGCCCGCGACTCCGCAAGCCGCTTCTTCAGGCGCGCGAGCCGCCGGCGCTCGGCGGCGAGGTCGGTCTGCGTCCTGGTCAGCCGGGCCTGGGAGACCGCGAGCTCGTTCTGGGCGTCGGCGAGGCGGCCGTCGATGATCGCGACCTCCTTGGCGCTGGCCCGCTCCAGCCGGCCGAGGTGCGCGGCCGCGTCGCTCAGCGCCTGCTCGCGCGCCTTGCCGGCGTGGATCGTCGAGCGCAGCTTGCCCTCGCTCGCGCCGTGCGCGCGCGTGGCGACGACCGTCAGCGCGAGCAGCGCGAGGAGCAGGGGCAACGCGGCATGGGGAAGGCGACGGCCAGGCACGGCGGCCGCGTCACGCTAGCGAGCCAAAGCCCTTCAACTTGCAGGCGGAATTGCAGGCGGCTCCAGCGCGCGCAGCTGCGCGAAGGAGGCGCTCTCGCGTCCCAGCGCCTCAGTCGGCCAGACGTCTCAGCTGCGAGAACGCGGGCCCGAGCGCGTCGTAGAGCGCGTCGAACACCGGCAGCATCCGCGCGTAGGTCGCGGCCGCCGCGGGGTCCGGCGTGCGGACCTCGTCGACCGCGATCAGCTCGGCGGCGCGGTCGAACGACGCGATCACGCCGAGCGCCTCCATCCCGAGCAGGGCCGCGCCGAAGCCGGAGCCCTGGTGGCCCTCGGGGAAGCCGACGTCCTGGCCGAGCGCGTCGCACAGCATCTGGCGCCACAGCTCGCTGCGCGCGAAGCCGCCGGTCGCGCGGATCTCGCGGACGTCGTTGCCGGCGTCGCGCAGCGACGCGAGGACCAGCGCGAGCTGCTGGCAGACGCCCTCCAGCGCGGCGCGGACCAGGTGCTCGCGCCGGTGGGCGCGCGTGAGCCCGACGTAGGCGCCGCGCGCCAGCGTCGACCAGTGCGGCGCGCGCTCGCTGAGCAGGTAGGGGAGCATCACCAGCGCGTCGCTGCCCGGCGGCGCCTGCGCGGCGATCGCCATCAGCTCGGGCTCGGCGTGCGCGCCGAGCCCGGGTGCCAGCGCGTCGTGCGCCCACTGCAGGACGACGCCGCCGTTGTTGATGGCGCCGCCGACGACCCAGCGGCCCTCGCTCAACATGTAGCAGAACACCCGGCCGCGCTCGTCGACGACCGGGCGCTCGACCATCAGCCGCAGCGCGCCCGACGTCCCGATCGAGCACGCCGCGACGCCGGGCGCGACCGCGCCGACGCCGAGGTTGGCCAGCGGCCCGTCGCCGGCGCCGAGGACCAGCGGCAGGTCGTCGGAGCAGCCGAGCGCGCGGGCGCCCGCGGCCGTGAGCGACATGGTGTGCTTGGTCGGCGCCAGCGGGCACAGCTGCCCGCGCGCGATGCCGGCGACCTCCAGCGCCTCGTCGTGCCACGCCAGCGTGTGGAGGTCCATGAGCCCGGTCCCCGAGCCCGACGAGGGCTCGGTGATCCACGCGCCGGTGAGGCGGAAGACGACCAGCTCCTTGATCTGGCACCAGCGCGCGACGCGCGCGAACAGCTCCGGCCGCTCCTCGCGGAACCACACCAACTTGGTCAACGGCGACATCGGGTGCAGTGGCGTGCCGGTCTGGCCGTGCAGGTGCGGGCGCTCCGCTCGCAGGCGCTCGGCTTGCGGCGCCGCGCGCTGGTCGGCCCAGGTGACGAGGTCGGTGAGGGGCGCGCCGCCGGCGTCGGTGCCGACGAGCGAGTGCATCGCGGTGGAGAACGACAGGCCCGCGACGTCCAGCCCCGCCGCGTGCGCGGCCGCGATCGCGTCGCGCGTCGCCGCGACCACGGCGTCGACCACGACCAGCGGCTCCTGCACCGCCCAGCCCGCCTCGGGCTCGAGCAGCGGGTAGGCGACCTCGGACGCGCCGGTCTCGCGCCCGTCCGCGTCGAAGGCGCCCGCCTTCGCGCTCGTCGTGCCGATGTCGATCCCGATGACGACCTGCGCGCTGCTCACACGATCACGGACAGGATCATGACGCCCGCCATGTCGAAGTACTGGTTGACGAGCCAGAAGCCGGCGTCGTTGACGTGGGGACAGCGAGCCGCAGCCGATCGCCCGGCGGACCAGCCTCGCCACCAGCCAGCCGAGCAGCAGCCACCGCCCCGCCGCCCGACGCTGTGTTAGGGTCCCCTAAGTCAAAGCCAACCGTGCGAGTAGGAGATGCGAGTGGGACGCTACACGGGGCCGGTCGAGCGGCTCTCGCGACGCGAAGGCGTCGAGCTGTACCTGAAGGGCCTGCGGGCGATCAACGGCAAGTCGGCGCTGACCCGGCGCGGCCCGCTCCCGCCCGGCCAGCACGGCAACCGCCGCCCGAACAAGCCGTCGGTCTTCAGCACGCAGCTGCGGGCCAAGCAGCTGGCCAAGCGCTACTACGGCGTCCGCGAGCGCCAGTTCCGCCGCTACGTCGAGGCCGCCGAGCGCCGCGCCGGCCTGACCGGCGAGGAGCTGTT contains:
- a CDS encoding SDR family oxidoreductase, with product MSRTLAGKTLFISGASRGIGLAIAVRAARDGANVALIAKTAEPHPKLEGTVYTAAEEIEKAGGQALPIVGDIRDDQSVAGAVAATVEKFGGIDICINNASAINLSGTEAMDMKRYDLMQSINTRGTYVVSKACVPHLKQGDNPHVLTLSPPISLKPQWLGGHIGYTIAKYGMSLCTLGMAEEFKPDGVAFNALWPKTLVATAAVQNLLGGDTAMAKSRKPEIVADAAYIMLTRDSRAYTANLALVEDVLAEEGITDLSQYSYGGDDAELQADLFVD
- a CDS encoding transglycosylase family protein, whose protein sequence is MPLLLALLALTVVATRAHGASEGKLRSTIHAGKAREQALSDAAAHLGRLERASAKEVAIIDGRLADAQNELAVSQARLTRTQTDLAAERRRLARLKKRLAESRALLTELLRERYMSDEPDIVSVVLDAHGFADLLDRMEFLKRVEHSDTQILDIVRDARRDAGHETVVLTRLQAERQAQTLAVQRERNALAGMEAAAQARRDALASAHAARLAALRATRASRVAAEKTLTKLLAQRARAAANVSGPGGPWAIPWAIVQCESGGQNLPPNSAGASGYYQMMPATWKGLGGSTADAYKASKAEQDRLAAKLWNGGAGASNWVCAALVGVI
- a CDS encoding gluconokinase; translation: MSSAQVVIGIDIGTTSAKAGAFDADGRETGASEVAYPLLEPEAGWAVQEPLVVVDAVVAATRDAIAAAHAAGLDVAGLSFSTAMHSLVGTDAGGAPLTDLVTWADQRAAPQAERLRAERPHLHGQTGTPLHPMSPLTKLVWFREERPELFARVARWCQIKELVVFRLTGAWITEPSSGSGTGLMDLHTLAWHDEALEVAGIARGQLCPLAPTKHTMSLTAAGARALGCSDDLPLVLGAGDGPLANLGVGAVAPGVAACSIGTSGALRLMVERPVVDERGRVFCYMLSEGRWVVGGAINNGGVVLQWAHDALAPGLGAHAEPELMAIAAQAPPGSDALVMLPYLLSERAPHWSTLARGAYVGLTRAHRREHLVRAALEGVCQQLALVLASLRDAGNDVREIRATGGFARSELWRQMLCDALGQDVGFPEGHQGSGFGAALLGMEALGVIASFDRAAELIAVDEVRTPDPAAAATYARMLPVFDALYDALGPAFSQLRRLAD